In Thermomonas carbonis, a single genomic region encodes these proteins:
- a CDS encoding serine/threonine-protein kinase — protein sequence MTSTTDWQTIEALFDAAWELPAQQREAWLRSSDKPAAIVDEVLHLLAAADASGDFLEHAPPADTPMPATLADGEIAGAWRIAGLLGRGGMGEVYAVERADGQYGQRAALKRIARVDAGDWARFHTERRIVALLDHPGIARMIDGGLLGDGQPYMVMEYVDGMPIHQWCEQRNASPRERIALVLQACEAVAHAHARLVVHRDIKPSNLLVDGDGRVRLIDFGVASLSGQGNEADGERAPLSLGYAAPEQLTGGDIGVAADIHAMAAVLYRLLCGHAPHARGEPPTALLAMRAAQASAPRLRDAAASNPLHSERGLLLDLDAVLAQALARDPAQRYRSMDAFADDLARALRGAPVAARNGEPRYRFWRFLHTHRWAATGATVTVLALAVGLGMALFQARQAGLQRDEALREKARLEAVQQAVFHMFRSAGEMQGSDATAGDVLDHAAQRVVDSFARDPAEGAPVLHTLGELYFMLNDYPAAEPLLQRLADADPNVVDPALVAVGRYDLAQVALRGGDAERANALLLQARSYWNTDPARWQMRLIDSLMLESRLRQQAGDADGAIALLQRGLAQRIALDGVHGRETGVFHNNLGVALFGLGRLDEAREAFRAASEVWRVARLRESTDALNTLNNWGSLELSAGKPEVAAPLLEQAVNLRRQLYGPSAATAALLNNYGKLLLQTERAGEALPLLAEAAAMGAQFAGTGSMHHVAALSGVAEAQLALGDAARAEVAAREALAAADQHLGSSHPGGAAPRLALARIHLARNQHAPVAALLDTVDAMAKAAGPAGQRIAMQSASLRAKLSPAPAPAPGTATRAP from the coding sequence ATGACTTCGACCACCGACTGGCAGACCATCGAAGCGCTGTTCGACGCCGCATGGGAGCTGCCGGCGCAGCAACGCGAGGCATGGCTGCGCAGCAGCGACAAGCCGGCGGCGATCGTCGACGAGGTCCTGCACCTGCTCGCCGCGGCCGATGCCAGCGGCGATTTCCTCGAACATGCGCCGCCCGCCGACACGCCCATGCCGGCGACGCTGGCAGACGGCGAGATCGCCGGTGCATGGCGGATTGCGGGACTGCTGGGTCGTGGCGGAATGGGCGAGGTCTATGCGGTCGAACGTGCCGACGGCCAGTACGGCCAGCGCGCGGCACTCAAGCGCATCGCGCGCGTGGACGCGGGCGATTGGGCGCGCTTCCACACCGAACGCCGGATCGTCGCCCTGCTCGACCATCCCGGCATCGCCCGGATGATCGATGGCGGCTTGCTGGGCGATGGCCAGCCATACATGGTCATGGAATACGTGGACGGCATGCCGATCCACCAGTGGTGCGAGCAACGCAATGCCTCGCCGCGCGAACGCATCGCGCTGGTGCTGCAAGCCTGCGAGGCGGTGGCGCATGCGCATGCGCGGCTGGTCGTGCATCGCGACATCAAGCCGTCCAACCTGCTGGTCGATGGCGACGGCCGCGTGCGCCTGATCGATTTCGGCGTGGCCAGCCTGTCCGGCCAGGGCAACGAGGCCGACGGCGAGCGCGCACCGCTGTCGCTGGGCTATGCCGCACCGGAACAACTCACGGGCGGCGATATCGGGGTGGCCGCCGATATCCACGCGATGGCGGCGGTCCTGTATCGATTGCTGTGCGGACATGCGCCGCATGCACGTGGCGAGCCGCCGACTGCGTTGCTGGCGATGCGCGCCGCGCAGGCGAGCGCGCCGCGTCTTCGCGATGCGGCGGCGTCCAACCCGCTCCACAGCGAGCGCGGCCTGCTGCTGGACCTGGATGCGGTGCTGGCGCAGGCGTTGGCGCGCGATCCCGCGCAGCGCTACCGCAGCATGGACGCGTTCGCCGATGATCTTGCGCGCGCACTGCGCGGCGCGCCGGTGGCGGCCCGCAATGGCGAGCCGCGCTACCGCTTCTGGCGCTTCCTGCACACGCATCGCTGGGCGGCGACGGGAGCGACCGTGACAGTGCTCGCGCTTGCGGTCGGACTGGGCATGGCCCTGTTCCAGGCACGCCAAGCCGGCCTCCAGCGCGATGAAGCCCTGCGCGAAAAGGCACGCCTGGAAGCGGTGCAGCAGGCGGTCTTCCACATGTTCCGCAGCGCCGGCGAAATGCAGGGCAGCGACGCGACCGCCGGCGACGTGCTCGACCATGCGGCGCAGCGGGTGGTCGACAGCTTCGCCCGCGATCCCGCGGAAGGCGCGCCGGTGTTGCACACCCTGGGCGAGCTGTATTTCATGCTCAACGATTACCCCGCGGCGGAACCGCTGCTGCAGCGATTGGCGGATGCCGACCCGAACGTCGTGGATCCGGCGCTGGTCGCGGTGGGTCGCTACGACCTGGCCCAGGTCGCGTTGCGCGGCGGCGACGCCGAACGCGCGAATGCCCTGCTCCTGCAGGCACGCAGTTACTGGAACACCGATCCGGCGCGCTGGCAGATGCGGCTGATCGACAGCCTGATGCTGGAATCGCGGTTGCGCCAGCAGGCCGGCGATGCCGATGGTGCGATCGCCCTGCTGCAACGCGGGCTGGCGCAGCGGATCGCGCTGGACGGCGTGCACGGACGCGAGACCGGCGTGTTCCACAACAACCTCGGCGTGGCGCTGTTCGGGCTCGGCCGGCTCGATGAAGCGCGCGAGGCATTCCGCGCCGCCAGCGAGGTCTGGCGCGTTGCGCGCCTGCGCGAATCGACCGATGCACTGAACACCCTCAACAACTGGGGCTCGCTGGAACTCAGTGCGGGCAAGCCGGAGGTGGCCGCGCCGCTGCTGGAGCAGGCGGTGAACCTGCGCCGGCAGTTGTACGGGCCATCGGCGGCGACTGCGGCCCTGCTCAACAATTACGGCAAGTTGCTGCTGCAGACCGAGCGCGCCGGCGAGGCCCTGCCGCTGCTCGCCGAAGCCGCAGCGATGGGCGCGCAGTTCGCCGGCACCGGCAGCATGCACCACGTCGCCGCACTCAGCGGGGTGGCGGAGGCGCAGTTGGCGCTGGGCGATGCCGCGCGTGCCGAGGTCGCCGCGCGTGAAGCACTGGCCGCTGCGGACCAGCATCTTGGCTCGAGTCATCCGGGCGGTGCGGCGCCGCGGCTGGCGCTGGCACGCATCCACCTGGCACGCAACCAGCATGCCCCGGTCGCGGCGCTGCTGGACACGGTGGATGCGATGGCCAAAGCCGCCGGCCCTGCCGGCCAGCGCATCGCCATGCAGAGCGCCAGCCTGCGCGCCAAGCTCAGTCCGGCACCGGCTCCAGCGCCTGGAACAGCCACGCGCGCGCCTTGA
- a CDS encoding ECF-type sigma factor produces the protein MQAFPAEVIDRMHEDAEPLPGTLAATAAELAPLLLDDMRRRARRERRRVNAGETMRTTALVNEAFLRLQRGGAWQDETHFLHAAAMAMRQVLVDHARRRLADKRGGGRVDSLEDHPDIEPFWVSDERLVELDDALQELSQLNPRLQQVVECRFFAGYTDEETARVLGIAERTVRRDWIKARAWLFQALEPVPD, from the coding sequence GTGCAAGCCTTCCCCGCCGAAGTCATCGACCGCATGCACGAAGACGCCGAGCCGCTGCCAGGCACGCTGGCCGCGACCGCCGCCGAACTGGCCCCGCTGCTGCTGGACGACATGCGCCGGCGCGCGCGCCGCGAACGCCGCCGGGTCAATGCCGGCGAAACCATGCGCACCACAGCACTGGTCAACGAGGCCTTCCTGCGCCTGCAGCGCGGCGGTGCCTGGCAGGACGAGACCCATTTCCTGCACGCCGCGGCGATGGCGATGCGCCAGGTGCTGGTGGACCATGCGCGTCGCCGGCTGGCCGACAAGCGCGGTGGCGGCCGCGTGGATTCGCTGGAAGACCATCCGGACATCGAGCCGTTCTGGGTCAGCGACGAACGCCTGGTCGAGCTCGATGACGCGTTGCAGGAACTGTCGCAGCTCAACCCGCGCTTGCAGCAGGTGGTCGAATGCCGGTTCTTCGCCGGCTACACCGATGAGGAAACCGCGCGCGTGCTCGGCATCGCCGAACGCACCGTGCGCCGCGACTGGATCAAGGCGCGCGCGTGGCTGTTCCAGGCGCTGGAGCCGGTGCCGGACTGA